Proteins encoded together in one Kutzneria kofuensis window:
- a CDS encoding 5-aminoimidazole-4-carboxamide ribonucleotide transformylase, with product MEFRYGINPQQAAEFDGSSVRVLNGQPSYINMLDALNAWQLVREASRALGRTVAASFKHVSPAGAALSGPIDQVTADLYGMDDVGPVASAYLRARDADPKSSYGDFAAVSAPVDAELAELLSAVVCDGIVAPGFEPGTVGTLGGKKGGRFLVIEADPDFVPPQRETREVFGMRLVQDRDPVPLTRSLLGDDLPSSAVDDLLLGMAVLRYTQSNSVCYVRDGATLGIGAGQQSRVDCTRLAGSKVDIWWLRRHPAVRVLLDVAPGTRRQDLINEQIRYIEEDLTAIERAEWMERLSGVSFASDGYLPFRDNVDHAARHGVRYIAEPGGSIRSDDVAEACRKHGITLVRTGLRLFHH from the coding sequence ATGGAGTTCCGCTACGGCATCAACCCCCAGCAGGCCGCCGAGTTCGACGGGTCATCGGTCCGCGTCCTGAACGGGCAGCCCTCGTACATCAACATGCTGGACGCTCTCAACGCGTGGCAGCTGGTGCGGGAGGCGTCCCGGGCGCTCGGGCGGACCGTCGCCGCCTCGTTCAAGCACGTCTCCCCCGCCGGCGCCGCGCTGTCCGGGCCGATCGACCAGGTCACCGCCGACCTGTACGGGATGGACGACGTCGGCCCCGTCGCGAGCGCCTACCTGCGGGCCCGCGACGCCGACCCCAAGTCCTCGTACGGCGACTTCGCCGCCGTGTCCGCGCCCGTCGACGCCGAACTGGCCGAGCTGCTCAGCGCCGTCGTGTGCGACGGCATCGTCGCCCCCGGCTTCGAGCCCGGCACCGTCGGCACGCTCGGCGGCAAGAAGGGCGGCCGCTTCCTCGTCATCGAGGCCGACCCCGATTTCGTTCCCCCGCAACGGGAAACCCGCGAGGTCTTCGGCATGCGCCTGGTGCAGGACCGCGATCCCGTGCCGCTGACCCGCTCCCTGCTCGGCGACGACCTGCCGTCGTCGGCCGTCGACGACCTGCTGCTGGGCATGGCCGTGCTGCGCTACACCCAGTCCAACTCCGTCTGCTACGTCAGGGACGGCGCCACGCTGGGCATCGGCGCCGGGCAGCAGTCCCGTGTGGACTGCACCCGGCTGGCCGGCAGCAAGGTCGACATCTGGTGGCTGCGCCGGCATCCCGCCGTGCGGGTGCTGCTCGACGTCGCCCCCGGCACGCGGCGGCAGGACCTGATCAACGAGCAGATCCGGTACATCGAGGAGGACCTCACCGCCATCGAGCGCGCCGAGTGGATGGAACGCCTGTCCGGCGTCTCCTTCGCCTCCGACGGCTACCTCCCGTTCCGCGACAACGTCGACCACGCCGCGCGGCACGGCGTCCGGTACATCGCGGAGCCCGGCGGCTCGATTCGTTCCGACGACGTCGCCGAGGCCTGCCGCAAGCACGGCATCACCCTCGTGCGGACGGGGCTGCGGCTGTTCCACCACTGA
- a CDS encoding class I SAM-dependent methyltransferase: MGDYDSLVAAAEAVPLHGWDFGWLDGRAVTAEPSWRYPDLARELLRDAGAVLDIDTGGGELLATLGPPAGQTWAAEGWPPNVSVASERLASLGVTVVATEGLPFADGEFSLVLNRHGRFDAAGTARVLAPGGVLLTQQVGGDDCADLNRALGAPVADRRWNLDMATEALTSVGLDIVDAAEEWPLLTFHDVGAVVYQLRMVPWQVPDFTVARYDDALRRLHARIESEGSFAVRTHRFLVRAAKRV, translated from the coding sequence ATGGGGGACTACGACTCACTTGTGGCCGCCGCCGAGGCGGTTCCGCTGCACGGCTGGGATTTCGGCTGGCTGGACGGGCGTGCCGTCACCGCGGAGCCGTCGTGGCGCTACCCGGACCTCGCCCGGGAACTGCTCCGCGACGCCGGTGCGGTGCTGGACATCGACACCGGCGGCGGCGAGCTCCTGGCCACGCTCGGCCCGCCGGCCGGCCAGACGTGGGCGGCCGAGGGCTGGCCGCCGAACGTGTCCGTCGCCTCGGAGCGGTTGGCGTCGCTCGGCGTGACGGTGGTCGCGACCGAGGGACTTCCCTTTGCCGACGGGGAGTTCTCGCTCGTGCTCAACCGGCACGGCCGCTTCGACGCCGCCGGCACCGCCCGGGTGTTGGCGCCCGGCGGCGTTCTGCTCACGCAGCAGGTCGGCGGCGACGACTGCGCCGACCTGAACCGGGCCCTCGGTGCGCCGGTCGCCGACCGTCGCTGGAACCTCGACATGGCAACCGAAGCGCTGACCTCCGTCGGGTTGGACATCGTCGACGCCGCCGAGGAGTGGCCGCTGCTGACGTTCCACGACGTCGGCGCGGTCGTGTACCAGCTGCGCATGGTTCCGTGGCAGGTGCCGGACTTCACCGTCGCCCGCTACGACGACGCCCTGCGCCGGCTGCACGCCCGCATCGAGTCCGAGGGGTCCTTCGCGGTCCGCACGCACCGGTTCCTGGTCAGGGCCGCGAAGCGCGTTTGA
- a CDS encoding SRPBCC family protein, with translation MDLPFIDEHEVLVAAPPAQVWRALVDHAGSLDSPQPLALVLGTEPRRASGTPFEPGSTVAGFAVAEAEPGRLLRLTGRHRFSRYELTFTLAAQPGGTVLAARSNAEFPGLHGFVYRSLVIGSGGHRVVVRRLLASIKRASRP, from the coding sequence ATGGATCTGCCGTTCATCGACGAGCACGAGGTGCTGGTTGCGGCGCCGCCGGCACAGGTCTGGCGGGCGCTGGTCGACCACGCCGGCAGCCTCGACTCGCCGCAACCGCTGGCCCTGGTGCTCGGCACGGAGCCGCGACGCGCCTCCGGCACGCCGTTCGAACCCGGCAGCACGGTCGCCGGCTTCGCCGTGGCCGAGGCCGAGCCGGGGCGGCTGCTCCGCCTCACCGGCCGCCACCGCTTCTCCCGCTACGAGCTGACCTTCACCCTCGCCGCGCAGCCCGGCGGGACGGTGCTCGCGGCCCGCAGCAACGCCGAATTCCCCGGACTACACGGGTTTGTCTACCGCAGCCTGGTGATCGGCAGCGGCGGCCACCGGGTTGTGGTCCGCCGCCTCCTGGCATCGATCAAACGCGCTTCGCGGCCCTGA
- a CDS encoding metal-sulfur cluster assembly factor — MSAEDVTRTAEALPEAPAKADVPSLEDIEEAMRDVVDPELGINVVDLGLVYDIHLDDDNVATLDMTLTSAACPLTDVIEDQTRAALTGGPGGGVVSDFRINWVWMPPWGPEKITDDGRDQLRALGFTV, encoded by the coding sequence GTGAGCGCGGAAGACGTGACCCGGACCGCCGAGGCCCTGCCCGAGGCGCCGGCCAAGGCCGATGTGCCGTCGCTGGAGGACATCGAGGAGGCCATGCGCGACGTGGTCGACCCCGAGCTCGGCATCAACGTGGTGGACCTCGGCCTGGTCTACGACATCCACCTGGACGACGACAACGTCGCCACCCTGGACATGACGCTGACCTCGGCGGCGTGCCCGCTGACCGACGTGATCGAGGACCAGACCCGCGCGGCGCTGACCGGTGGTCCCGGCGGCGGCGTGGTGAGCGACTTCCGCATCAACTGGGTGTGGATGCCGCCGTGGGGCCCGGAGAAGATCACCGACGACGGCCGGGACCAGCTGCGAGCCCTCGGCTTCACGGTCTGA
- a CDS encoding Uma2 family endonuclease yields MTALPSWPDHLLTLDEFAALPEDNTRRYELQEGILIVTPRPVALHQRVLFQLLTQLDAQLPVDWEPVGEFEVITRHRSPSSVRVPDIVVVPTEAVDDNLARVEGADVLLAVEIVSPGSHLTDTVTKPAEYATVGIQHYWVIDLESPISLTAYHLAGEFGYQEAPAVTGTFTTSEPFPLTIDLPALLTRRGRTERTVEQ; encoded by the coding sequence ATGACCGCGCTGCCCTCCTGGCCTGATCACCTGTTGACTCTGGACGAGTTCGCCGCTCTGCCGGAGGACAACACCCGTCGTTACGAGCTTCAAGAGGGCATTCTCATCGTGACCCCCCGCCCCGTCGCGCTGCACCAGCGGGTCCTGTTCCAGTTGCTCACCCAGCTCGACGCGCAGCTGCCGGTTGATTGGGAACCGGTGGGCGAGTTCGAGGTGATCACTCGGCACCGTTCGCCCAGCAGTGTCCGCGTGCCGGACATCGTGGTCGTGCCGACCGAGGCGGTCGACGACAATCTGGCCCGGGTCGAGGGCGCCGACGTGTTGCTCGCGGTAGAAATCGTCTCGCCTGGATCGCACCTCACCGACACCGTGACCAAGCCCGCGGAGTACGCGACCGTCGGCATCCAGCACTACTGGGTGATCGACCTGGAGTCGCCGATCTCACTGACCGCATACCACCTCGCCGGCGAGTTCGGCTATCAGGAGGCGCCTGCGGTGACCGGCACTTTCACCACATCGGAGCCGTTCCCGCTGACGATCGACCTACCCGCGTTGCTCACCCGGCGCGGTCGCACTGAGAGGACAGTGGAACAGTGA
- the sufU gene encoding Fe-S cluster assembly sulfur transfer protein SufU, with protein MQLQQMYQEIILDHYKNPHHRGLRDPFEAEVHHVNPTCGDEVTVRVHLEGEGADAKVVDVSYDGQGCSISQASTSVLTDLVIGRTVGDAFGTLDVFVELMQGRGKIEPDEDVLEDAVAFAGVAKYPARVKCALLGWMAFKDAVARVVDGDGA; from the coding sequence ATGCAGCTGCAGCAGATGTACCAGGAGATCATCCTGGATCACTACAAGAACCCGCACCACCGCGGCCTGCGCGATCCCTTCGAGGCCGAGGTGCACCACGTCAACCCGACCTGCGGTGACGAGGTGACCGTGCGGGTGCACCTGGAGGGCGAGGGCGCCGACGCCAAGGTCGTCGACGTGTCCTACGACGGGCAGGGCTGCTCCATCAGCCAGGCCTCCACGTCGGTCCTGACCGACCTGGTGATCGGCCGCACCGTCGGCGACGCCTTCGGCACCCTCGACGTGTTCGTGGAGCTCATGCAGGGCCGCGGCAAGATCGAGCCCGACGAGGACGTGCTGGAGGACGCCGTCGCCTTCGCCGGAGTGGCGAAGTACCCGGCGCGGGTGAAGTGTGCTTTGCTCGGGTGGATGGCTTTCAAGGACGCGGTCGCCCGCGTCGTGGACGGAGACGGAGCATGA
- a CDS encoding cysteine desulfurase, giving the protein MTTTAAPLDVAALRADFPILARTVREGKRLVYLDSGATSQRPRQVLDFERQYVETANAAVHRGAHQLAEEATDLYEDAREKIANFVGVGVDEVVFTKNATESINLVAYAFGNASFSDDPAAKRFVLGPGDEIVVTEMEHHANLLPWQQLALRTGATLKWFSVTEEGRLDLSDMDELITPRTKVVAFTHQSNVLGTVNPVSVLVAKAQSVGALTVLDACQSVPHGPVDFRALGVDFAAFSGHKMLGPSGIGVLYGRFELLNAMPPFITGGSMIEQVFMERSTFAPPPQRFEAGVPNTSQAIGLGAAVDYLSALGMDRVAAHEHELTGAALAGLQEIPGVRIVGPTENVDRGSAVSFVVDGVHAHDAGQVLDSLGIEVRVGHHCAWPLHRKLDAAATVRATFYVYNDLADVRALVDGVRETQKFFGVGA; this is encoded by the coding sequence GTGACCACCACCGCTGCTCCGCTGGATGTCGCCGCACTGCGAGCCGACTTCCCGATCCTGGCTCGCACGGTGCGTGAGGGCAAACGGCTGGTCTACCTGGACTCCGGCGCCACGTCGCAACGTCCCCGGCAGGTGCTCGACTTCGAGCGCCAGTACGTCGAGACGGCCAATGCGGCCGTGCACCGCGGCGCGCACCAACTGGCCGAGGAGGCCACCGACCTCTACGAGGACGCCCGCGAGAAGATCGCGAACTTCGTCGGCGTCGGCGTGGACGAGGTGGTGTTCACCAAGAACGCCACCGAGTCCATCAACCTGGTCGCCTACGCCTTCGGCAACGCGTCGTTCTCCGACGACCCGGCGGCCAAGCGCTTCGTGCTCGGCCCGGGCGACGAGATCGTCGTGACGGAGATGGAGCACCACGCCAACCTGCTGCCGTGGCAGCAGCTGGCGCTGCGCACCGGGGCCACCTTGAAGTGGTTCTCCGTCACCGAGGAAGGCCGGCTTGATCTGTCCGACATGGACGAACTGATCACGCCGCGGACCAAGGTCGTCGCCTTCACCCACCAGTCCAACGTGCTCGGCACCGTCAACCCGGTGTCGGTGCTGGTGGCCAAGGCCCAGTCGGTCGGCGCGCTGACCGTGCTGGACGCCTGCCAGTCGGTGCCGCACGGGCCGGTGGACTTCCGGGCGCTGGGCGTGGACTTCGCCGCCTTCTCCGGGCACAAGATGCTCGGGCCGTCGGGCATCGGCGTGCTGTACGGGCGGTTCGAGCTGCTCAACGCGATGCCGCCGTTCATCACCGGCGGCTCGATGATCGAGCAGGTGTTCATGGAGCGCTCGACCTTCGCGCCGCCGCCGCAGCGGTTCGAGGCCGGCGTGCCCAACACGTCGCAGGCCATCGGCCTCGGCGCGGCCGTGGACTACCTGTCCGCGCTGGGCATGGACCGGGTCGCCGCCCACGAGCACGAGCTCACCGGCGCCGCCCTGGCCGGCCTGCAGGAGATCCCCGGCGTGCGCATCGTCGGTCCCACCGAGAACGTGGACCGCGGCAGCGCCGTGTCGTTCGTCGTCGACGGCGTGCACGCCCACGACGCCGGGCAGGTCCTCGACAGCCTCGGCATCGAGGTGCGGGTCGGGCACCACTGCGCGTGGCCGCTGCACCGCAAGCTCGACGCCGCCGCCACCGTGCGCGCCACCTTCTACGTCTACAACGACCTCGCCGACGTGCGGGCCCTCGTCGACGGCGTGCGCGAGACGCAGAAGTTCTTCGGGGTGGGAGCCTGA
- the sufC gene encoding Fe-S cluster assembly ATPase SufC: protein MATLEIKDLHVSVVTDDAPKEILKGVDLTIKAGETHAIMGPNGSGKSTLSYAIAGHPKYEVTSGSVLLDGEDVLGMAVDERARAGIFLAMQYPVEVPGVSMSNFLRTAATAVRGEAPQVRHWVKEVKTAMSELEIDPSFAERSVNEGFSGGEKKRHEILQLALLNPKIAILDETDSGLDVDALRVVSEGVNRFRANGESGVMLITHYTRILKHITPDFVHVFAGGRIVESGGAELAARLEDEGYVKYTGKQEAAQVG from the coding sequence ATGGCCACCCTGGAGATCAAGGACCTGCACGTCTCGGTCGTCACCGACGACGCCCCCAAGGAGATCCTCAAGGGCGTGGACCTGACGATCAAGGCCGGCGAGACGCACGCCATCATGGGCCCCAACGGCTCCGGCAAGTCCACGCTGTCCTACGCGATCGCCGGCCACCCCAAGTACGAGGTCACCTCGGGCTCGGTGTTGCTCGACGGTGAGGACGTCCTGGGCATGGCCGTCGACGAGCGCGCCCGCGCCGGCATCTTCCTGGCCATGCAGTACCCGGTCGAGGTTCCCGGCGTGTCCATGTCGAACTTCCTGCGCACCGCCGCGACCGCGGTCCGCGGCGAGGCGCCGCAGGTCCGGCACTGGGTCAAGGAAGTCAAGACCGCCATGTCCGAGCTGGAGATCGACCCGTCGTTCGCCGAGCGCAGCGTGAACGAGGGCTTCTCCGGCGGTGAGAAGAAGCGGCACGAGATCCTGCAGCTGGCCCTGCTCAACCCGAAGATCGCCATCCTGGACGAGACCGACTCCGGCCTGGACGTGGACGCGCTGCGCGTGGTGTCCGAGGGCGTGAACCGGTTCCGCGCCAACGGCGAGTCCGGCGTCATGCTGATCACGCACTACACCCGGATCCTCAAGCACATCACCCCCGACTTCGTGCACGTCTTCGCCGGTGGCCGCATCGTCGAGTCGGGCGGCGCCGAGCTGGCCGCGCGCCTGGAGGACGAGGGTTACGTGAAGTACACCGGCAAGCAGGAAGCTGCGCAGGTCGGCTGA
- a CDS encoding non-heme iron oxygenase ferredoxin subunit, translating to MLRACSLADLEDGKPFPVELADTPIVLVRKGDEVHALRDECTHAEIALAEGELTRKGLECWLHGSCFDLRTGAPSSPPATEPVAVYAVTVAGDDVLVDPDNRTN from the coding sequence ATGCTGCGGGCGTGTTCGCTGGCCGACCTGGAGGACGGCAAGCCGTTCCCGGTCGAGCTCGCGGACACGCCGATCGTGCTCGTGCGCAAGGGCGACGAGGTGCACGCGCTGCGCGACGAGTGCACGCACGCCGAGATCGCCCTGGCCGAGGGCGAGCTGACCCGCAAGGGACTGGAGTGCTGGCTGCACGGGTCGTGCTTCGACCTGCGCACCGGCGCCCCGTCCTCGCCGCCCGCCACCGAGCCGGTGGCCGTGTACGCGGTGACCGTGGCCGGCGACGACGTGCTCGTCGACCCGGACAACCGAACAAACTGA
- the sufD gene encoding Fe-S cluster assembly protein SufD, whose product MATPTTQHGLTEHSHGGAVVPQSSRGDRFTSYDVDAFEVPGGREEDWRFTPLKRLNGLHNGTAVASGSATVDVSESPEVRVERVARDDERIGAGGVPADRVSAQAWSSFTQATVVTFPKETKTARPTIVTVTGPGEGGVAFGHVQLRAEAFAEAVVVVDYRGSGTYADNLEIVALDGSRLTVVVVHDWSDDAVHVGAHLAKLGRDAVLKHTVVTIGGSLVRVSPTVTYGDKGGDADLAGLYFADADQHLEHRTFVDHAVPNCRSNVVYKGALQGDGAHTVWIGDVLIRAAAEGTNTYELNRNLVLTDGARADSVPNLEIETGEIEGAGHASATGRFDDEQLFYLQARGIPVEQARRLVVRGFFHEVLQKIGVPEVRDRLEAAIEAELQAVGA is encoded by the coding sequence ATGGCCACCCCAACGACGCAGCACGGGTTGACCGAGCACTCGCACGGCGGAGCGGTTGTTCCGCAGAGCTCGCGCGGCGACCGGTTCACCTCCTACGACGTGGACGCCTTCGAGGTTCCGGGCGGGCGCGAGGAGGACTGGCGGTTCACCCCGCTCAAGCGGCTGAACGGCCTGCACAACGGCACGGCGGTGGCCAGCGGTTCGGCCACTGTGGACGTGAGCGAGTCGCCGGAGGTGCGGGTCGAGCGCGTCGCCCGTGACGACGAGCGCATCGGTGCGGGCGGCGTGCCGGCGGACCGCGTGTCCGCCCAGGCGTGGTCGTCCTTCACCCAGGCCACGGTCGTCACCTTCCCCAAGGAGACGAAGACCGCCCGGCCGACCATCGTCACGGTGACCGGCCCCGGCGAGGGCGGTGTGGCCTTCGGGCACGTGCAGCTGCGGGCCGAGGCGTTCGCCGAGGCCGTGGTGGTCGTCGACTACCGCGGCTCCGGCACGTACGCGGACAACCTGGAGATCGTCGCCCTCGACGGCTCCCGGCTCACCGTCGTCGTCGTGCACGACTGGAGCGACGACGCCGTGCACGTCGGCGCGCACCTGGCCAAGCTGGGCCGGGACGCGGTGCTCAAGCACACCGTGGTCACCATCGGCGGCAGCCTGGTCCGGGTCAGCCCGACCGTCACCTACGGCGACAAGGGCGGCGACGCCGACCTGGCCGGCCTGTACTTCGCCGACGCCGACCAGCACCTGGAGCACCGCACCTTCGTCGACCACGCGGTGCCCAACTGCCGTAGCAACGTCGTCTACAAGGGCGCGCTGCAGGGCGATGGCGCGCACACGGTGTGGATCGGCGACGTGCTGATCCGCGCCGCGGCCGAGGGCACGAACACCTACGAGCTGAACCGGAACCTGGTGCTCACCGACGGCGCCCGGGCTGACTCCGTGCCCAACCTGGAGATCGAGACCGGCGAGATCGAGGGCGCCGGCCACGCCAGCGCCACCGGCCGGTTCGACGACGAGCAGCTGTTCTACCTGCAGGCCCGGGGCATCCCGGTGGAGCAGGCGCGGCGGCTGGTCGTGCGCGGCTTCTTCCACGAGGTGCTGCAGAAGATCGGCGTGCCCGAGGTGCGGGACCGGCTGGAGGCCGCCATCGAGGCCGAGCTCCAGGCCGTGGGGGCGTGA
- the sufB gene encoding Fe-S cluster assembly protein SufB: protein MTAAAEQRTPTTPQAEPLTQEQTLATLGNYEYGWADPDAAGASARRGLNEDVVRDISAKKGEPEWMLEHRLKGLKLFERKPMPNWGSDLSGIDFDSIKYFVRSTEKQAATWDDLPEDIKNTYDKLGIPEAEKQRLVAGVAAQYESEVVYHKINEELERQGVIFLDTDTGLKEHPELFQEYFGSVIPSGDNKFSALNSAVWSGGSFIYVPKGVHVEIPLQAYFRINTENMGQFERTLIIVDEGAYVHYVEGCTAPIYSSDSLHSAVVEIIVKKGGRCRYTTIQNWSNNVYNLVTKRAKAEEGATMEWIDGNIGSKVTMKYPSVFLMGEHAKGEVLSIAFAGEGQHQDAGAKMVHLAPHTSSTIVSKSVARGGGRTSYRGLVRVNKGAHHSASTVKCDALLVDQISRSDTYPYVDVREDDVSMGHEATVSKVSADQLFYLMSRGLTEDEAMAMVVRGFVEPIARELPMEYALELNRLIELQMEGAVG from the coding sequence ATGACTGCCGCTGCCGAGCAGCGCACGCCCACCACGCCGCAGGCCGAGCCGTTGACCCAGGAACAGACCCTGGCGACGCTCGGGAACTACGAGTACGGCTGGGCCGACCCCGACGCTGCGGGCGCGAGCGCTCGCCGAGGCCTGAACGAGGATGTCGTCCGGGACATCTCGGCCAAGAAGGGCGAGCCCGAGTGGATGCTCGAGCACCGCCTGAAGGGCCTCAAGCTCTTCGAGCGCAAGCCCATGCCGAACTGGGGTTCCGACCTGTCCGGCATCGACTTCGACTCGATCAAGTACTTCGTGCGCTCGACCGAGAAGCAGGCCGCCACCTGGGACGACCTGCCCGAGGACATCAAGAACACCTACGACAAGCTGGGCATCCCGGAGGCGGAGAAGCAGCGCCTGGTCGCCGGTGTGGCCGCCCAGTACGAGTCCGAGGTGGTCTATCACAAGATCAACGAGGAGCTGGAGCGCCAGGGCGTCATCTTCCTGGACACCGACACCGGCCTCAAGGAGCACCCGGAGCTGTTCCAGGAGTACTTCGGCTCGGTGATCCCGTCCGGCGACAACAAGTTCTCCGCGCTGAACTCCGCGGTGTGGTCCGGCGGCTCGTTCATCTACGTCCCCAAGGGCGTGCACGTCGAGATCCCGCTGCAGGCCTACTTCCGGATCAACACCGAGAACATGGGCCAGTTCGAGCGGACGCTGATCATCGTCGACGAGGGCGCGTACGTGCACTACGTCGAGGGCTGCACCGCGCCGATCTACTCCTCAGACTCGCTGCACTCGGCGGTCGTGGAGATCATCGTCAAGAAGGGCGGCCGCTGCCGCTACACGACCATCCAGAACTGGTCGAACAACGTCTACAACCTGGTCACCAAGCGCGCCAAGGCCGAAGAGGGCGCGACCATGGAGTGGATCGACGGCAACATCGGCTCCAAGGTCACCATGAAGTACCCCTCGGTGTTCCTGATGGGCGAGCACGCCAAGGGCGAGGTGCTGTCCATCGCGTTCGCCGGCGAGGGCCAGCACCAGGACGCCGGCGCGAAGATGGTGCACCTGGCGCCGCACACCTCCTCGACCATCGTGTCGAAGTCGGTGGCCCGCGGCGGCGGCCGCACCTCCTACCGCGGCCTGGTCCGGGTGAACAAGGGCGCGCACCACTCCGCCTCCACGGTGAAGTGCGACGCGCTGCTGGTGGACCAGATCAGCCGGTCGGACACCTACCCGTACGTGGACGTCCGCGAGGACGACGTGTCCATGGGCCACGAGGCGACCGTCTCCAAGGTGAGCGCGGACCAGCTGTTCTACCTGATGTCCCGGGGCCTGACCGAGGACGAGGCGATGGCCATGGTGGTGCGCGGCTTCGTCGAGCCGATCGCCCGCGAGCTGCCCATGGAGTACGCGCTCGAACTGAACCGCCTGATCGAACTCCAGATGGAAGGGGCCGTCGGCTGA
- a CDS encoding helix-turn-helix transcriptional regulator, with protein sequence MKNVGSDQQLGAAPPQPADGRTRQAVARLLLERGPVTAADVADELGLSHVAVRRHLDALLADGEATTRDAPTRGRRGRGRPAKLFLLTETGRSRFGHAYDDLAVAALRFLAESGGEQAVRAFAERRVEAMIERHRDAVTEPAQPAERAKALAAALTREGYASSSRHVGAGEQLCQHHCPVAHVAAEFPQLCEAETAAFADMLGVHVQRLATIARGDAACTTHVPVLPSQGKKTPNTTPPTPDGGELA encoded by the coding sequence GTGAAAAACGTCGGGAGCGATCAGCAGCTGGGTGCGGCGCCGCCGCAGCCGGCTGACGGCCGCACCCGGCAGGCGGTGGCGAGGCTGCTGCTCGAACGGGGACCGGTCACCGCGGCCGACGTCGCCGACGAGCTGGGGCTGAGCCACGTAGCCGTGCGCAGGCACCTGGACGCCCTGCTCGCCGACGGCGAGGCAACCACCAGGGACGCTCCGACGCGTGGGCGCAGGGGGCGCGGCCGCCCGGCCAAGCTCTTCCTGCTCACCGAGACGGGCCGGTCCCGTTTCGGCCACGCCTACGACGACCTGGCGGTCGCGGCGCTGCGCTTCCTGGCCGAGAGCGGCGGGGAGCAGGCGGTCCGGGCGTTCGCCGAGCGCAGGGTCGAAGCCATGATCGAACGGCACCGGGACGCCGTGACGGAGCCGGCGCAGCCGGCGGAGCGGGCCAAGGCCCTCGCCGCCGCGCTGACCCGCGAGGGTTACGCTTCGTCGTCACGGCACGTCGGCGCCGGGGAGCAGCTGTGTCAGCACCACTGCCCGGTGGCACACGTCGCGGCCGAGTTCCCGCAGCTGTGCGAGGCCGAGACGGCGGCGTTCGCCGACATGCTCGGCGTCCACGTGCAGCGGCTGGCGACGATCGCCCGCGGTGACGCGGCGTGCACGACCCACGTGCCGGTGCTCCCGAGCCAAGGCAAGAAGACCCCGAACACGACACCACCCACCCCGGACGGAGGGGAGCTCGCATGA